Proteins co-encoded in one Nitratireductor kimnyeongensis genomic window:
- a CDS encoding nickel/cobalt transporter, translating to MSSSRRVVIATAAIILLAAGTAMAQSSLGIGAAEPAITPTGPFASTLQWINTQQQAFYRTLTGALKAMREDGSKLWVLIGLSFAYGVFHAAGPGHGKAVISSYMLANEVALRRGVILSFASALLQGATAIILMGVVFLALRGTSISMTDAAWFLETVSFGLIAGFGAWLLWRKTSSLRRASVPAPQPMHSLSAAHVHEHTPHHVHVHDCDHHHHSTCGHEHHHRSAIDHHHHHHVHEHACGHDHDHGHGHGHEAAHDHGSDAVCPSCGHSHAPDPSLLTGERFDWKTAGSAIAAVGIRPCSGALIVLTFAFLNSLWLGGILSVIAMSIGTAITVSVLATLAVTAKNWAVALSGGNRASNRVHNVIEIGGAALVLVLGLTLLAASLAA from the coding sequence ATGTCCTCATCCCGCCGTGTCGTCATCGCTACCGCAGCGATCATTCTATTGGCCGCAGGTACCGCGATGGCGCAAAGCTCGCTTGGTATCGGCGCTGCCGAACCAGCCATTACCCCGACCGGCCCTTTTGCGAGCACGTTGCAATGGATCAACACACAGCAGCAGGCATTTTATCGCACCTTGACCGGTGCGTTGAAGGCAATGCGCGAGGATGGCAGCAAGCTCTGGGTCTTGATCGGCCTTTCCTTCGCCTATGGCGTTTTCCACGCAGCCGGACCGGGGCATGGCAAAGCGGTCATTTCCTCCTACATGCTCGCCAATGAGGTGGCGCTACGCCGCGGCGTCATTCTCTCTTTCGCGTCGGCTCTGCTCCAGGGCGCAACCGCCATTATTCTGATGGGTGTGGTTTTCCTTGCATTGCGTGGAACATCGATCTCCATGACCGATGCAGCATGGTTTCTTGAAACCGTCAGCTTCGGCCTCATCGCCGGTTTCGGCGCCTGGCTCCTGTGGCGCAAAACTTCGAGCCTGAGGCGCGCCAGCGTCCCCGCACCGCAACCCATGCACAGCCTGTCCGCAGCGCACGTCCATGAGCACACTCCCCATCATGTTCATGTGCATGATTGTGATCATCACCACCACTCCACCTGCGGTCACGAGCATCACCACCGATCCGCTATCGATCATCATCATCACCATCATGTGCATGAACACGCATGTGGACATGACCATGATCACGGGCACGGGCACGGGCACGAAGCTGCACATGATCACGGCTCTGATGCGGTCTGCCCCAGTTGTGGCCATTCGCACGCTCCGGACCCGAGCCTGCTGACTGGCGAGCGTTTTGACTGGAAAACCGCAGGCTCTGCCATCGCCGCCGTGGGCATACGCCCCTGCTCCGGTGCACTGATCGTGCTCACCTTTGCTTTTCTGAACAGCCTCTGGCTTGGCGGCATTTTATCGGTGATTGCTATGTCGATCGGAACGGCGATCACTGTTTCGGTGCTGGCCACCCTCGCTGTAACCGCAAAGAACTGGGCGGTAGCATTGTCGGGTGGGAATCGTGCCAGCAACCGTGTTCACAACGTTATCGAAATCGGTGGCGCTGCCCTGGTACTGGTTCTGGGTCTGACCCTCTTGGCAGCAAGCCTTGCCGCCTGA